ATTTTGATAGTCTATGGATAGGCTTGACCATTCAAATTTTTTGTATTCTTCAGGTATTTCTTTAGCACTATTTGGTAGATCTCTTATGTGTCCTATACAAGCTTCTATTGAAAATGAATTATCAAGATACCTTTTTATTGTTGTTGCTTTTGTTGGTGATTCTACTATTATTAATTTTCTTTGTTGCATAAAACCCTTATATGTATATAATATAACATAATGTGTGAATTATTGTAATTTTTCGATAAAAATTGTGCGGTATTTATGAGTACTTATAGAGTTTTGCATACATCTGATTGGCATATTGGTAAAAAGATCGGGCATTTTTCTAGGCTTGGAGAGCAGAAGAGTTTTTTAATTTTTTTATTGGAATTTATTAAAAATGAGAAAATTGATCTTTTGCTTATTGCTGGTGATGTTTATGATTCAAAGAGACCTGGGTTTGAGGAACAAAAATTAATAAATGATTTTTTTTATGAATTATCTTTTACGTCTTGTAAGTGGTGTGTGGTTATTACTGGAAATCATGATAAGAGGGATTATTTTAATATTAATAAAAAGATACTTTCAAAGTTTAATTTTTTTTTAGTTACTGGAAGTGAATTTTCCAATCAAGTGATCTTTTTGAGAGACCTTTGTGATGTGAAATTTATTATTGTCTGTATGCCTTATATTAATGAAAGGCTTATTGTGGATCAAGAGTGTAGAAATATAGAATTACAAGATGATATTTTTCTTAAAAACCTTCAAAAGGCCTATAAAGATAAGATATCAGATATTGTTAAGTCTCTTGATGAGAAGTATCTTAATGTTCCTAGAATATTTGTTGCTCATTCTTTTTTTTCTAATATTAGTGTAATTAGTAGTATTGGCAATAGTCCTGTTTTGCCTGTTAGTATTTTTGACAATATTTTTTTTTCTTATGTTGCACTTGGACATATTCATAATTTTAGGAAATTAAGAGATAACATAGCTTATTCGGGTTCGCCAATTCAATATTCGTTTGATGAGGATGTTAGAAAATATGTGAATGTATTGTTTTTTAGTGACGGTAAATTAGTTGAACAGAGTAAGGTTTTACTTCCCATATTTGGTAAACTGCAATTTTTACAAGGGTCTTTTAGTGAGATTATGGATGATTTATATAAGCTTAAGGCTAAGATTTCTTATCTTTGTTACTTGAAAATTCAACTTAATGAGAAAGTGGAATCCAAGTTTGAAGAGCAGATTTATGCTCTAGTGAAGTCAAGTCTGATTAATATATTTGATATTTATTATAATTTGGTGGATTCA
The DNA window shown above is from Borrelia anserina Es and carries:
- the sbcD gene encoding exonuclease subunit SbcD — translated: MSTYRVLHTSDWHIGKKIGHFSRLGEQKSFLIFLLEFIKNEKIDLLLIAGDVYDSKRPGFEEQKLINDFFYELSFTSCKWCVVITGNHDKRDYFNINKKILSKFNFFLVTGSEFSNQVIFLRDLCDVKFIIVCMPYINERLIVDQECRNIELQDDIFLKNLQKAYKDKISDIVKSLDEKYLNVPRIFVAHSFFSNISVISSIGNSPVLPVSIFDNIFFSYVALGHIHNFRKLRDNIAYSGSPIQYSFDEDVRKYVNVLFFSDGKLVEQSKVLLPIFGKLQFLQGSFSEIMDDLYKLKAKISYLCYLKIQLNEKVESKFEEQIYALVKSSLINIFDIYYNLVDSGEEVLKEGRSRLFSRDEILNRDEKYFFQEKLRKDVMSGFRRGNKFKEEELVALFEEVLLKGRAGEYEDK